TTACGTTCAATAGTTCAAAATTAATCATGTTCAAATCAATTCTATCTAATTTCGAAAAAAGCAAAGTCCTTAATCTCCATGCTAGCTTGATACTTTTCTTGAAAGGCAAATCGCAGAATGCCAAGCATCATAATATATTGGGGCTTTccaaaactcaatcaaacagCCAAGACGACTTTAACCATTCAACTAAAAAGTCACATACGTACACACACCCGAATAATGAAGTTAGTTAATTTTGAaagtaaattttcattaaaaacaaaaaaacactgcCCTTTATGCAAGACTGTAAAGTTAGATAGGACAATCATAGAAGCTCAGTGTGAATGTACAGTGGTTTAGAGTAAATACTCAAATTAGTCCTTCAAAGATTCAAGAGACCTCAAGTTGGTCCTGCTAAAACATCAATTTGGTaccttaatattaaaattaacacCAATTTAGTTTATCAATATATCTTTGGATACCAGTTTGATTCCTAAATTGAGGCTTGTTTTACACTACGAAGAACCATAGTAATATCCAAATCTTTAGAGGACTAccaatttgataatttattcaATGATAATCACTTGATataacaacatcaacaataACCTACGCATGTAAACGAAAATGCACTAGCCGGTTAACTGACTATATAAAGATGAATATTAAATTCTCCAACATATAAACTGCTCTCCTACAACCAAAGCAGATCGTTCAGTGATATAAATAAGTCAATAACCAAACCAGGCTGTGTAGAATCAACTTCAATTCCATAAATTTTGACACTAATTTCTATTTATCTAGTTTAAGGGTAATGATATATCTTAATATGATTGTATTGTTCATGAGCACAATAGATTCAGATTCTAGcacacaaattaaacaaaaaggcAAAAAGTAGCAGCAAATTTTCAACGAGCAGTGTATCACTTCAACAAATGGAGATATACAACATCAGAGAACATTCATTATCACATAACTAGAGATGCAAACTCTGAAAAGGGATATTGCTAAAGCTTTAAACAAATTCTATATTGGAAGAATTAGAATCACATTGCTATCAATATTGAGTGTGTCAAGGCAACATCTGATATCACAAGATATATCAATTTAACTTTAACATTAGACAATTTCAACATTTCCATTTGGCAATGCACTCATCTGCAGTGTTCTGCCACTGTTTGATGCCAAAAACCGCACAGAGGGTAAGGAAGGATCCGTAACAGATTCAATCTCAAGAAAGTTTAGGTCAACCGCGCCAGATCTCTTCAAACTCAAAACAAAGACAAGTGCAATCCATCCCAACAAGGAAAGTGCCCAGTAATTGCTCATCCCATGAATCAAACCCCATGCTATAGCATATCCAACAACAATCCCCGATAAATGGCCAAGAAAACTCGCCTGAGGAACAATGATCGAAGTGAAGATAAGTGATTCAAACGGTGCAAAACTGATAGGAAGAGAAAGAAACCCAAAGAGATCCAACTTGGAAGATGGTTGCTTCACAGAAAGAATTGTCATCCACCCAAAAACAACACAGGAATACCCAACAGCCGTCACTCGGCGAAAATACTCAAGCTTGAACCTTTCAATCAACAAATGATACATTGCGAGAACCAGCACTCCTGATAGAACAACCAACACAAGTGTGTATTGCAAGTAGTACTCAACACCAAGACCCAAGTGACCAAGCTGCTCTACCACCCCAAGACTCCAAAGTGCACTCATATTAAAAACAAGATGAATAACACTAATATGAGAAAAAGCAGAAGTAATTATCCTCCAATGATGCCCTTCTAGAGCAGTCTCATAACTGAGACCCACATGTGAATACCCAATATTTTTCTTCTGTATGT
The nucleotide sequence above comes from Glycine soja cultivar W05 chromosome 11, ASM419377v2, whole genome shotgun sequence. Encoded proteins:
- the LOC114373623 gene encoding RHOMBOID-like protein 13 is translated as MGKPLFYEILEKPATSCIIGICSMIWFYIQKKNIGYSHVGLSYETALEGHHWRIITSAFSHISVIHLVFNMSALWSLGVVEQLGHLGLGVEYYLQYTLVLVVLSGVLVLAMYHLLIERFKLEYFRRVTAVGYSCVVFGWMTILSVKQPSSKLDLFGFLSLPISFAPFESLIFTSIIVPQASFLGHLSGIVVGYAIAWGLIHGMSNYWALSLLGWIALVFVLSLKRSGAVDLNFLEIESVTDPSLPSVRFLASNSGRTLQMSALPNGNVEIV